The sequence AGCCTTTATTTAAAGTGTTTTCTAGGAAATAAAATCATTCTTTACAACAAACAGGAATTATGGAGACGCAAAAATTTCACTATGACAATAATATTGTCAGGGCATTCCTCTATGCCACTATCGTATTCGGAATTATTGGTTTTATTTTAGGATTGACGGCCGCTTTAATGCTGTTTTATCCGGAATTGCCAGAATTTTTATTCGGAACTGATGATACAACTATCCAAAGTTTAAGAAGCGGAAACATTCAGGGGCTTATTAATTCGCAGGGAGCTTTAGGTTTTGGAAGAATCAGAATGCTTCATACGAGTGCTGTTATTTTTGCTTTTGTGTGTAATTCTTTCTTTTGCGGTGCATATTACAGTATGCAAAGACTTCTGAAAACCAGAATGTACAGCGATACACTTTCCTGGATTCATTTCTGGTCTTGGCAAATTATGATTATTGCCGTTGTGATTACATTTTTAATGGGAATCAACACTTCAAAAGAGTATGCTGAGCACGAATGGCCGATTGATATTTTGATCACATTCTCTTGGGTTATTTTCGGAATCAATATGTTTGGAACGATTGCCAAAAGAAGAGTGCGTCATTTATATGTAGCGATTTGGTTCTATATTGCCACGTGGATTGCTGTTGCCATGCTGCATATCTTCAATAATCTTGAAGTTCCATTATCATTCACAAGCTGGAAGTCTTATTCTGCCTACGCAGGAGTAAAAGATGCTTTGGTACAGTGGTGGTACGGTCATAATGCAGTGGCATTCGTATTAACAACACCGGTTTTAGGTTTAATGTATTACTTTATGCCAAAAGCAGCAAACAGACCTGTATTTTCTTACAAATTATCAATCATTCACTTTTGGTCATTGATCTTCGTTTACCTTTGGGCAGGGCCTCACCATCTTCAGTACACTGCTTTACCGGCTTGGGCTCAGGCGGTGGGAACTGGTTTTTCAATCATGTTGATTGCACCATCTTGGGGTGGAATGCTGAACGGATTATTAACTTTAAGAGGTGCTTGGGATAAAGTAAGAGAAAATCCTATTCTTAAATTTTTGTAGTGGCAATTACGTGTTATGGAATGGCTACTTTCGAAGGACCACTTTTAGCAACTAAGTCTTTGAATAAAATTGGTCACTATACAGACTGGGTTATCGGTCACGTACATTTAGGAGCTTTAGGATGGAATGGTTTTATGGCATTTGGTGTGGTTTACTACTTGGTACCGATCATGTGGAGAACCGAAATTTGGTCTAAAAAACTCGCCAACTGGCACTTCTGGTTGGGAACATTAGGAATTATTTTCTATGCCGTACCAATGTATATCGCAGGATTTACACAAGGTTTGATGTGGAAACAATTTAATCCGGACGGAACCTTATTATGGAAAAACTGGCTAGATACGGTGACTGCAATTATTCCTTATTTTAAATTAAGATTTTTAGGCGGATTATTTTATTTGAGTGGAGCTATTCTAATGGTTATCAATGTTTTTAAAACCATCAAAGCAGGTTCATTTCAAAAAGAAGTTCCAGCAGAAGCACCAGCTTTGGCCAATGTAGGAAGTGCAAGAAAAGAAGGCGAAGGCGTACATCTTTGGCTCGAAAGAACTCCTCACCTCCTATCCATATTAGCATTTGTTGCCATTGCAATCGGTGGTTTGGTAGAAATCGTTCCTACACTCACGGTAAAGAGTAATTTACCCCAAATATCAGCAGTAAAACCCTATACTCCACTTGAATTGGAAGGCAGAGATTTATACATAAGAGAAGGCTGTAATTCTTGCCACTCTCAAATGATAAGACCCTTCCGAGATGAGGTAATGAGATTTGACGGTAAAAACGGACAGTATTCCAAAGCAGGAGAATTCGTTTATGACAGACCATTTTTATGGGGATCAAAAAGAACAGGTCCGGATTTGCATCGTGAAGGCGACAGAAATCCTGATTCATGGCACTTCAAGCACATGTACAACCCAAGAATTACATCAGCAGGCTCTATCATGCCACGTTTCCCTTGGCTGATTACCAATAAGCTGGATCGTTCACAAATGGTTGACAAAATAAAGTTAATGAAAAACACTTTCGATATACCTTATACAAAAGCTCAAATCGATTCTGCAGACCAATGGGCAAATAATCAATCTGCAGCGATTGTCAAGCGAATTTATTCTGAAGCGGCTGATGTGAAAAATCAGATGGAAGAAGAAAAAACCGCCAAAGGAAATACATTTGTTCCCCTTGAGCAAAGAGAAATTATCGCTATGATTGCGTATTTGCAAAGATTAGGAACAGACATCAAAACAACCGACATCAAAACGGCAAGCGTAAAATAATGAATCGTAAAAATTTTAATTAAAATGAAAACGAGAACCCCAATATCAATATACATCGCAGTAACATTAGGATTTACCTTTATGGCATTCGAGATGTTCGTATCAGATTCTGGTTACTTTACTTCACCATTTTTTTGGGCATTGCTTGTGATTGTTGTCATTCTGCTTTTCATCATGCACTCTATCGGAGATTTAGTAGAAAACGAAAATTTCAACAGGCTATCAGATGATGAGAAAAAGGAATATTTAACAGAAAAATCAACACCTTATTTTCAGAAACTTTGGAACTCTGCCTTTAAAAAACAATCTCAGACTGAGGAAAAAGATCTTCTTATCGACCATGGTTTCGACGGAATCACAGAACTTGATAATTCCTTACCCAAATGGTGGATTGGTCTTTTCTATTTCGGAATTGTCTTCTGTGTTGTCTACATCATTGCATTTGCATTCACAGATTATGCTCATCCTGATGCCGAATATGACAAAGAAACCAAAACCATGCTTGCATCAATCGCAGAGTATGAAAAAACTGCCCCGCAAATTGATATAGAAACTGCAAAATACAATGCAGATAATATTGCAGAAGGTGAACAGATTTTCAAAACCAATTGCGTATCGTGTCATTCAGATTCAGGGAAAGGCGGAATTGGTCCCAATCTAACCGATACCTACTGGATCAATATTAAAGAAAAAAGTCTTTTCAAAAATGTATTCTGGATGCTTGAAAATGGCTCGCCAAATAATCCAACCATGCGACCATTCATCAAAGATGGTACTATTACAGGACGAGATGCAGAGAAAGTTGCAGCTTACATTTATCACATCAATCAGGAGAAATCACCAATTACTGAGGCTTTGGGTGGTGCGGCACCTCAAGGTAAAGCAGCCAATTGGGAGTAGTATATTTCATCAAAATCATAAATCAATAATTAAAATATTGCCTTTGTCTTAGTTTACAAAATTTCTAAACTATTCACTTTTTCCATCTCAATGAGTTTGCTTTGACAAGGGCATTTTTTAAAACTCTACAAACAACTTCACTTTAAAATGAATATCAAACCTATACACAACTTCCATATTCCTGTGATGGGATTAGCTTACACTATCGATACCCCTATTCGTCTGGCTCATTTAGGAATATCATCTGTGATTTCTATTATTGATGATGAGATTATCGAAAAAATGAGAAGCTTTTACAGTGAGAAGTTTAATATAAAATACAAAGCAATTTCAACAAAAACCTATGATTACCGCTGTGAAAGAATAACAGCATATCTTAACATGGTAGATGATATTGTCAATAATAAATTTCAAGCTTTCAAAAAAGATCTTATAAGCAATATAGTTACCCTGAAAAACTTTGTTGCCATACTTCCCAATACCTCATTAATAAAAGCACAATTGCAGCAATTTATTTCGAGCAAAGGAGATCAAATGGCAGA comes from Chryseobacterium sp. 3008163 and encodes:
- a CDS encoding cbb3-type cytochrome c oxidase N-terminal domain-containing protein, with protein sequence MKTRTPISIYIAVTLGFTFMAFEMFVSDSGYFTSPFFWALLVIVVILLFIMHSIGDLVENENFNRLSDDEKKEYLTEKSTPYFQKLWNSAFKKQSQTEEKDLLIDHGFDGITELDNSLPKWWIGLFYFGIVFCVVYIIAFAFTDYAHPDAEYDKETKTMLASIAEYEKTAPQIDIETAKYNADNIAEGEQIFKTNCVSCHSDSGKGGIGPNLTDTYWINIKEKSLFKNVFWMLENGSPNNPTMRPFIKDGTITGRDAEKVAAYIYHINQEKSPITEALGGAAPQGKAANWE